In Parasegetibacter sp. NRK P23, the genomic stretch ATTATTCTCACCGCAAGAGGCGACCTCGAAGACCGGATCAAAGGACTGGACCTCGGCGCGGACGATTACCTTCCAAAGCCATTCTCGTTGCTGGAACTGCATTCCAGGATGCAGGCCATTACCAGAAGGAAGTCGGGGTGGAAAGATTCTCTCGTTCAGATCGGCGACTTTTCCATTGATACCCAACACCGCCGCATATTGTTTGGAAAAGAAGAAATTGATCTTTCCCGAAAGGAATTCGACCTCCTCAATTATATGGTGCTGCACAAGAACCGTCCACTCACCCGACTGCAACTCAGCGAACACATCTGGGGCGCTTTCTCCGACGATGATTACGATTCCAATTATATTGATGTGCACATCAAGAACATCCGTAAAAAATTATCCGCCTTCGCTCCCGTGGAATGGCTGCAAACCATACGGGGCATAGGGTACAAAATAAAATGCGCCGATTGAAACTGTTCACCAAACTAACGCTGTTCATCACACTGTCCAAACTCGCTATCGTGGCGCTGTTTGTGTGGTTGCTGCCGTTGCTGGTGGATAAGGTGGCTTTTGAATACACCAATACTTACCTGAAGGAGCAAAAGAAAAAAGTACTGAAGGAGATTGAACAGAACGGGATAGATTTTTATTTGCAGGGCGATGACAGTTACGGCAGTTACACATTGCTGAAAGAAGAATACATTTCCCTGGAACCCGCGGGCATCACGTTTCTCCCCGATACCATCGAAACCTCGATGCGTGTGGTGGAAAATGACACACTGAATTACCGCGTACTCACGCATGTACTCACGTACAACAGTAAACGCTATATACTGGAAGTGGGCAAGTCCATTTCAGCGATTGGGCAATACAACCGACCCTTGCAGAAGATGGCGCTTTATGTGCTGATCGGACTCATCTTCCTTACCATTGTGGTCGACCTCGTTTATACAAGGGTGTTACTACGTCCGCTCAATGTGATCATCCGCACCAAATTGCGGAACCGGAAATTCCCATTCAAAGAAGAACTTCCTCCGCTCCGTACCTCCACCTCCGATTTTAAATACCTGGATACTTCCCTCGCGGAACTGATGGAGAAAATCCGGGAAGATTTTGAAAAGGAACGCGAATTCACTTCCAATGCTTCACATGAACTGATGACGCCCATCGGTATACTTCAGAATAAAATCGAGAACCTGCTCACGGATGGAAAACTGGACGATGAAACGCATGTAAGGATCGAAGGTATGATGCGGACCCTGAACCGGTTGAAGCGGATCGTTCGTTCGTTATTGCTGATATCGCGCATTGAGAACGATCAG encodes the following:
- a CDS encoding cell wall metabolism sensor histidine kinase WalK, with amino-acid sequence MRRLKLFTKLTLFITLSKLAIVALFVWLLPLLVDKVAFEYTNTYLKEQKKKVLKEIEQNGIDFYLQGDDSYGSYTLLKEEYISLEPAGITFLPDTIETSMRVVENDTLNYRVLTHVLTYNSKRYILEVGKSISAIGQYNRPLQKMALYVLIGLIFLTIVVDLVYTRVLLRPLNVIIRTKLRNRKFPFKEELPPLRTSTSDFKYLDTSLAELMEKIREDFEKEREFTSNASHELMTPIGILQNKIENLLTDGKLDDETHVRIEGMMRTLNRLKRIVRSLLLISRIENDQFVKKDTVFVKALVEEVMEELGHRLEEKELQFSMQVQETSMLRNVNRDLIFQLVYNLVNNAIRYNKPAGSISISEGHTNEGNYFLAVADTGIGIPEKDIPFIFDRFKKAKNTGEEGFGLGLSIVQSIARYHEIDIRITAEEERGTQFMLVFPLSV
- a CDS encoding response regulator transcription factor, whose amino-acid sequence is MKVLIVEDERSMALEMEAFLKKAAYLCDLAFTARQGLKQMEEHPYDFILLDLGLPDKDGLEVLQQAKKNCPDASYIILTARGDLEDRIKGLDLGADDYLPKPFSLLELHSRMQAITRRKSGWKDSLVQIGDFSIDTQHRRILFGKEEIDLSRKEFDLLNYMVLHKNRPLTRLQLSEHIWGAFSDDDYDSNYIDVHIKNIRKKLSAFAPVEWLQTIRGIGYKIKCAD